In Eschrichtius robustus isolate mEscRob2 chromosome 11, mEscRob2.pri, whole genome shotgun sequence, the following proteins share a genomic window:
- the TIMM10 gene encoding mitochondrial import inner membrane translocase subunit Tim10 — protein sequence MDPLRAQQLAAELEVEMMADMYNRMTSACHRKCVPPHYKEAELSKGESVCLDRCVSKYLDIHERMGKKLTELSMQDEELMKRVQQSSGPA from the exons ATGGACCCGCTTAGGGCCCAGCAGCTGGCGGCAGAGCTGGAGGTAGAGATGATGGCTGATATGTACAACAG AATGACCAGTGCCTGCCACCGGAAGTGCGTGCCTCCCCACTACAAGGAAGCAGAACTGTCCAAGGGCGAGTCTGTGTGCCTGGACCGGTGTGTCTCCAAGTACCTGGACATCCATGAGCGGATGGGCAAAAAGTTGACAGAATTGTCTATGCAGGATGAAGAGTTGATGAAGAGGGTGCAGCAGAGTTCCGGGCCCGCCTGA